One window from the genome of Streptomyces sp. NBC_01476 encodes:
- a CDS encoding SDR family NAD(P)-dependent oxidoreductase: MGRVDKKTAVVTGGAMGMGAATVRRLAAEGADVVIADVNVEAARSLATALGEKAAVERLDVRSPQEWADVVRRTEERFGSVDILVNNAGIADPAPLEQWDLARLQRTLDVNLIGVFNGIQAVVPAMKRAGGGSIVNIGSVGALQGVPRMSGYVVSKWAVRGLTKTAALELGAYGIRVNAVHPGQINTPMTNGVTFETGNIALGRVGEPDDIAAIVLFFAGDDSRFVTGSEVAGDGGQIAGPADYRGLPQ; this comes from the coding sequence ATGGGGCGAGTGGACAAGAAGACAGCGGTGGTCACCGGCGGTGCGATGGGCATGGGGGCTGCCACGGTCCGGCGGCTCGCCGCCGAGGGCGCCGACGTGGTCATCGCGGACGTGAACGTCGAGGCGGCGCGGTCCCTCGCCACCGCACTCGGGGAGAAAGCGGCCGTCGAACGGCTCGACGTACGGTCGCCGCAGGAGTGGGCGGACGTCGTCCGGCGCACCGAAGAACGCTTCGGCTCCGTGGACATCCTGGTCAACAACGCGGGCATCGCGGATCCGGCTCCCCTGGAGCAGTGGGATCTCGCACGGCTGCAACGCACCCTGGACGTGAATCTGATCGGTGTCTTCAACGGCATACAGGCCGTCGTCCCGGCGATGAAGCGGGCCGGCGGCGGCTCCATCGTCAACATCGGCTCCGTCGGTGCGCTCCAAGGAGTGCCGAGGATGTCCGGGTACGTGGTCTCCAAGTGGGCGGTTCGCGGGTTGACCAAGACCGCCGCCCTGGAGCTGGGCGCGTACGGGATCCGCGTGAACGCGGTGCACCCGGGCCAGATCAACACCCCGATGACCAACGGTGTCACCTTTGAAACCGGCAACATCGCCCTGGGACGTGTCGGCGAACCGGACGACATCGCCGCCATCGTGCTCTTCTTCGCGGGCGACGACTCCCGCTTCGTCACCGGCAGTGAAGTGGCAGGCGACGGCGGACAGATCGCCGGCCCGGCGGATTACCGGGGCCTCCCGCAGTAG
- a CDS encoding ATP-binding cassette domain-containing protein has protein sequence MIEAEGLVKRYGDAEAVSGVSLRVPAGTVLGVLGPNGAGKTTTVRMLTTLTRPDAGWARVAGHDVVRDPRAVQAVIGVTAQDATVDTMLTGRQNLVMIGRLSGLRRGDSRRLAGALLERFELTDAGDRVVKGYSGGMRRRLDLAAGLVTRPPVLFLDEPTTGLDPGSRVRMWSVIRGLIADGATVLLTTQYLEEADELADRIVVIDHGRVIAAGSAAELKARTGGAQLRVTLTTAHPEAAGALRRFAAGAVAVSQDGRHLRAPVSSGPGLAGAVVRALDEAGISVDDVEVRPPSLDDVFFALTGRPADGQPTTSDPGPGPRPGGEGQSGTKTQEARA, from the coding sequence ATGATCGAGGCCGAGGGCCTCGTGAAGCGATACGGCGACGCCGAGGCGGTGTCCGGGGTGAGTCTGCGGGTGCCGGCCGGGACGGTGCTGGGGGTGCTGGGGCCGAACGGGGCAGGCAAGACCACCACGGTCCGGATGCTGACCACGCTCACCCGGCCGGATGCCGGGTGGGCGCGGGTGGCCGGGCACGACGTGGTGCGTGACCCCCGGGCGGTGCAGGCCGTGATCGGGGTCACCGCACAGGACGCGACGGTCGACACGATGCTGACGGGTCGTCAGAATCTGGTGATGATCGGCCGGTTGAGCGGGCTGCGCAGGGGCGACTCCCGGCGGCTGGCCGGGGCTCTGCTGGAGCGCTTCGAACTGACCGACGCCGGGGACCGGGTGGTGAAGGGGTACTCGGGCGGGATGCGGCGCCGCCTGGACCTGGCGGCCGGCCTGGTGACCCGGCCGCCGGTGCTGTTCCTGGACGAGCCGACCACCGGTCTTGACCCGGGCAGCCGGGTCCGGATGTGGAGCGTGATCCGCGGGCTCATCGCGGACGGCGCCACCGTACTGCTGACGACCCAGTACCTCGAAGAGGCCGACGAGCTCGCCGACCGGATCGTCGTCATCGACCACGGCCGGGTGATCGCCGCGGGCAGCGCGGCCGAACTCAAGGCCAGGACCGGCGGCGCCCAGCTGCGGGTGACTCTCACGACCGCCCATCCGGAGGCCGCCGGCGCACTGCGCCGGTTCGCGGCCGGGGCGGTGGCGGTGAGCCAGGACGGGCGGCACCTGCGGGCCCCGGTGAGCAGCGGTCCGGGACTGGCCGGCGCGGTGGTGCGGGCCCTGGACGAGGCCGGGATCAGCGTCGACGACGTCGAGGTCCGCCCGCCCTCGCTCGACGACGTGTTCTTCGCCCTGACCGGCCGTCCGGCCGACGGGCAGCCCACCACAAGCGATCCCGGTCCCGGCCCCCGACCGGGTGGGGAAGGGCAGTCCGGCACAAAGACCCAGGAGGCACGGGCATGA
- a CDS encoding discoidin domain-containing protein: protein MHSSVLSAARRAAVPVTAAALLAAGLVAAQAPAAHAAGSVVKVTGSQGNWQLTVDGSAWQVKGLTWGPSPNDAATDLPDLARAGVNTVRTWGTDATSAPLFDAAAANGMKVIAGFWLQPGGGPGSGGCVDYLTDDAYKNSMLTEFPKWVDTYKDNPGVLMWDVGNESVLGLQNCYSGDKLEQERDAYTSFVNQIAQKIHSVDPNHPVTSTDAWTGAWPYYKKNAPDLDLYAVNSYKDVCNVKSAWESGGYTKPYIITEGGPAGSWEVPNDANGVPDEPTDQQKADGYTSAWNCVTGHQGVSLGATLFHYGNESDFGGIWFNLVPEGLKRPSYYAVKRAYGGSTAGDNLPPNVGDMTVSGATDGVPAGGDVTISTRTTDPENDPITYQVLYSSLYIDNNGALTPAASTSHGDGTLTVKAPDKIGVWKVYVKATDGHGNVGYGSKSLRVVAPKPAGTNVALGRPATASSYQSDPTGGCPCTAADAVDGQLTTRWSSDWSDPQWLQVDLGASTAIHHVQLVWETAYAKAYDIQVSDDGQNWRTATSVTDGNGNADDLDVNATGRYVRVLGSQRGTGYGYSLYEFGVYA, encoded by the coding sequence ATGCACTCCTCCGTCCTGTCCGCCGCCCGCCGCGCCGCCGTCCCGGTGACCGCCGCCGCGCTGCTCGCAGCCGGACTCGTGGCCGCCCAGGCCCCCGCCGCCCACGCCGCGGGCAGCGTCGTCAAAGTGACCGGCTCGCAGGGCAACTGGCAACTCACCGTCGACGGCTCCGCCTGGCAGGTCAAGGGTCTGACCTGGGGGCCCTCTCCGAACGACGCCGCCACGGACCTGCCCGACCTGGCCCGGGCGGGTGTCAACACGGTCCGCACCTGGGGCACCGACGCCACCAGCGCGCCGCTCTTCGACGCCGCCGCGGCCAACGGCATGAAGGTCATCGCCGGCTTCTGGCTCCAGCCCGGCGGCGGCCCCGGCTCCGGCGGCTGCGTCGACTACCTCACCGACGACGCGTACAAGAACAGCATGCTCACCGAGTTCCCCAAGTGGGTGGACACCTACAAGGACAACCCCGGCGTGCTGATGTGGGACGTCGGCAACGAGTCCGTGCTCGGCCTGCAGAACTGCTACAGCGGCGACAAGCTGGAGCAGGAGCGCGACGCGTACACCTCCTTCGTCAACCAGATCGCGCAGAAGATCCACTCCGTCGACCCGAACCATCCGGTGACGTCGACCGACGCGTGGACCGGCGCCTGGCCGTACTACAAGAAGAACGCGCCCGACCTGGACCTGTACGCGGTCAACTCCTACAAGGACGTGTGCAACGTCAAGTCGGCCTGGGAGTCAGGCGGTTACACCAAGCCGTACATCATCACCGAGGGCGGCCCGGCCGGTTCCTGGGAGGTGCCGAACGACGCGAACGGCGTTCCCGACGAGCCCACCGACCAGCAGAAGGCGGACGGTTACACCAGCGCCTGGAACTGCGTCACCGGCCACCAGGGCGTCTCGCTCGGCGCCACCCTCTTCCACTACGGCAACGAGAGCGACTTCGGCGGCATCTGGTTCAACCTGGTGCCCGAGGGCCTCAAGCGGCCGTCGTACTACGCGGTCAAGCGCGCCTACGGCGGCAGCACCGCGGGTGACAACCTGCCCCCGAACGTCGGCGACATGACGGTGAGCGGCGCGACCGACGGCGTTCCCGCGGGCGGCGACGTGACGATCAGCACCAGGACGACCGACCCGGAGAACGACCCGATCACGTACCAGGTCCTCTACAGCAGCCTCTACATCGACAACAACGGCGCGCTCACCCCGGCCGCTTCCACCAGCCACGGGGACGGCACGCTGACCGTCAAGGCGCCCGACAAGATCGGGGTCTGGAAGGTGTACGTCAAGGCGACCGACGGCCACGGCAACGTCGGCTACGGCTCCAAGTCCCTGCGCGTGGTGGCCCCGAAGCCGGCCGGCACCAACGTCGCGCTCGGCAGGCCCGCGACCGCGTCCTCGTACCAGAGCGACCCGACCGGCGGCTGCCCGTGCACCGCGGCGGACGCGGTGGACGGGCAGCTCACCACCCGCTGGTCCAGCGACTGGAGCGACCCGCAGTGGCTGCAGGTGGACCTCGGCGCGTCGACCGCGATCCACCACGTCCAGCTCGTCTGGGAGACGGCCTACGCGAAGGCGTACGACATCCAGGTCTCCGACGACGGCCAGAACTGGCGGACGGCCACCTCGGTGACCGACGGCAACGGCAACGCGGACGACCTCGACGTCAATGCCACCGGCCGCTACGTGCGGGTGCTGGGCAGCCAGCGCGGCACCGGATACGGGTATTCGCTCTACGAGTTCGGCGTCTACGCCTGA
- a CDS encoding MarR family winged helix-turn-helix transcriptional regulator has product MTESEQLNERERRAWYGFLTMQEDLRRHMNRQLLRDSGLSLADFAVLSSLSLQPEGSLRVFELRELLRWEKTRLTHQLSRMIARGLVERRPCAEDSRGNHVALTEEGREAIDKAVPLHVNHVRRVFLDVISPRQLDALAALSEAVLENLAEDESGG; this is encoded by the coding sequence GTGACCGAGTCCGAGCAGTTGAATGAGCGCGAGCGGCGCGCGTGGTACGGCTTTCTCACGATGCAGGAGGACCTCCGCCGCCACATGAACCGGCAGCTGCTCCGGGATTCGGGTCTCTCGCTGGCGGACTTCGCCGTACTGAGCAGCCTCTCCCTGCAGCCGGAAGGTTCCCTGCGGGTGTTCGAGCTGCGCGAACTCCTCCGCTGGGAGAAGACCCGCCTCACCCACCAGCTCTCCCGGATGATCGCGCGGGGACTGGTCGAACGGCGCCCCTGCGCGGAGGACAGCCGCGGCAATCACGTGGCGCTCACCGAGGAGGGCCGGGAGGCGATCGACAAGGCCGTCCCGCTGCACGTGAACCACGTGCGCCGCGTCTTCCTCGATGTGATCAGCCCCCGGCAGCTCGACGCGCTGGCGGCCCTGTCGGAAGCCGTACTGGAGAACCTGGCGGAGGACGAGTCCGGCGGCTGA
- a CDS encoding siderophore-interacting protein, with translation MKRRLLDRLLLPARVHTVEQRAPRLRHITLTGPALAGLAWQPGQHVRLQVSAAPGAVDWLIGTLRTYSVWDYDGENLELIVYDHGDSSGPGAEWARTARSGDELRLLKPEGDFTTAPADYHLFAGEETAQVAYGAMLRALPAGARVFGRLEVDSPDERLDLGQDRNQDWDLAWSYRRGRPADSALTLVDAVRALDLPADPGIAYLAGEARTIQLVRRHLVEDRHWPRRSVRTKPFWTPGKKGLD, from the coding sequence GTGAAACGCCGCTTGCTGGACCGTCTGCTGCTGCCTGCCCGCGTCCACACCGTCGAGCAGCGGGCGCCGCGGCTGCGTCACATCACCCTGACCGGGCCGGCGCTGGCCGGGCTCGCCTGGCAGCCCGGCCAGCACGTACGCCTCCAGGTCAGTGCGGCACCCGGAGCCGTCGACTGGCTGATCGGCACGCTGCGCACCTACAGCGTGTGGGACTACGACGGTGAGAACCTTGAGCTGATCGTGTACGACCACGGCGACAGCAGCGGACCGGGAGCCGAGTGGGCCCGCACCGCCCGGAGCGGCGACGAGCTGCGGCTGCTCAAGCCCGAGGGCGACTTCACCACCGCCCCTGCCGATTACCACCTGTTCGCCGGCGAGGAAACCGCCCAGGTCGCGTACGGCGCCATGCTGCGGGCGCTGCCCGCCGGCGCCCGGGTCTTCGGCCGCCTGGAGGTCGACAGCCCCGACGAACGCCTCGACCTCGGCCAGGACCGGAACCAGGACTGGGACCTGGCCTGGAGCTACCGCCGGGGCCGGCCGGCCGACTCCGCGCTGACCCTCGTCGACGCCGTCCGCGCCCTCGACCTGCCCGCCGATCCCGGCATCGCCTATCTGGCCGGCGAGGCCAGAACGATCCAGCTCGTCCGCCGCCACCTCGTCGAGGACCGCCACTGGCCGCGGCGCAGCGTCCGCACCAAACCCTTCTGGACCCCGGGCAAGAAGGGCCTCGACTGA
- a CDS encoding ABC transporter permease: MSTTTLTRATPPTLPTAVARTHGGLRKLSDIAVLSMRNLIHISREPFQLSDVTIQPVLFTLMFIYVFGAGVVLPGGAGYKDFAIPGLLVFNQVTATVGTGVGLSSDVNTGIVDRFRTLPMWRPGVLVARSVTDLLTALLGAGIVTATGFAIGWSPDNGAGKAIAAFALVLLFGYAVSWGCACLGLASRGVETAQALGLLVLFPVLFMSNALVPTQRMTPWLRDVTTWNPVSAVTAAARELLGNPNPSASIHSWPMQHPIHATLFWSIGLLLVFVPTATVLYRRRAAD; the protein is encoded by the coding sequence ATGAGCACCACCACCCTGACCAGGGCGACGCCGCCGACCCTGCCGACCGCGGTGGCGCGGACCCACGGCGGCTTGCGCAAACTCTCCGACATCGCCGTACTCTCGATGCGGAATCTGATCCACATCTCCCGGGAGCCGTTCCAGCTCTCCGACGTCACCATCCAACCGGTGCTGTTCACTTTGATGTTCATCTACGTCTTCGGTGCCGGGGTCGTACTGCCCGGCGGCGCCGGCTACAAGGACTTCGCCATCCCCGGCCTGCTCGTCTTCAACCAGGTCACCGCCACCGTCGGCACCGGCGTCGGGCTCAGCTCGGACGTCAACACCGGGATCGTCGACCGGTTCCGGACCCTGCCGATGTGGCGGCCGGGGGTGCTGGTGGCCCGCTCGGTCACCGACCTGCTGACCGCACTGCTCGGCGCCGGTATCGTCACCGCCACCGGCTTCGCCATCGGCTGGTCGCCCGACAACGGGGCCGGCAAGGCGATCGCCGCGTTCGCCCTCGTCCTGCTCTTCGGCTACGCGGTCTCCTGGGGGTGCGCGTGCCTGGGGCTGGCCAGCAGGGGCGTCGAAACCGCCCAGGCACTCGGCCTGCTGGTCCTGTTCCCCGTCCTGTTCATGTCCAACGCCCTGGTGCCCACCCAGCGCATGACGCCCTGGCTGCGCGACGTCACCACCTGGAATCCGGTCAGCGCGGTCACCGCGGCCGCCCGCGAACTGCTCGGCAACCCGAACCCCTCGGCCTCGATCCACTCCTGGCCCATGCAACACCCCATCCACGCCACGCTGTTCTGGTCCATCGGGCTCCTGCTCGTCTTCGTCCCCACGGCCACCGTCCTCTACCGGCGCCGCGCCGCGGACTGA
- a CDS encoding helix-turn-helix transcriptional regulator, protein MSSPDHVPAALPTALPTALPTAPPARPTPPALSTPPARSPILSIDRGEDESYEQYETAHSHAEPMLLWTSTATLTVSTAARDWLIPPGYGLWIPGGAEHAVAALREGEGSVITFAPDRCPITWTRPTGVPVGPLLLELIAHLHRTGPQDRSRPHAEALMFELLTPLPTHDIQVSMPADPRVRAIAERLIADPADQRELGAWADHVHAGVRTLSRLFLSETGLSFARWRTQVRIRAAVQLLSNGATVDAVARAVGYRKTSAFINAFRRATGQTPGTYIHEPPP, encoded by the coding sequence ATGAGCAGCCCGGACCATGTGCCGGCAGCGCTGCCCACCGCGCTGCCCACCGCGCTGCCCACCGCGCCGCCCGCGCGGCCGACCCCGCCGGCACTGAGCACGCCGCCGGCGAGGTCGCCGATCCTGAGCATCGACCGTGGCGAGGACGAGTCGTACGAGCAGTACGAGACGGCGCACTCCCACGCCGAGCCCATGCTGCTGTGGACCTCGACGGCGACCTTGACGGTCAGCACCGCCGCGCGCGACTGGCTGATCCCGCCCGGCTACGGGCTGTGGATCCCCGGCGGGGCCGAGCACGCGGTGGCCGCGCTGCGCGAGGGCGAGGGGTCCGTCATCACCTTCGCCCCCGACCGCTGTCCGATCACCTGGACCCGGCCCACCGGTGTCCCGGTCGGGCCACTGCTGCTCGAACTCATCGCGCACCTGCACCGGACCGGGCCGCAGGACCGGAGCCGGCCGCACGCCGAGGCGCTCATGTTCGAGCTGCTCACCCCGCTGCCCACGCACGACATCCAGGTGTCGATGCCGGCCGACCCGCGGGTGCGGGCCATCGCGGAACGTCTCATCGCCGACCCCGCGGACCAGCGCGAACTCGGCGCCTGGGCCGATCATGTGCACGCCGGAGTCCGGACCCTGTCGCGGCTCTTCCTCAGCGAGACCGGGCTCAGCTTCGCCCGCTGGCGTACCCAGGTGCGCATCCGCGCCGCCGTCCAACTCCTCTCCAACGGCGCGACGGTGGACGCCGTGGCCCGTGCCGTCGGCTACCGCAAGACCAGCGCGTTCATCAACGCCTTCCGCCGCGCGACCGGCCAGACCCCGGGCACGTACATCCACGAGCCGCCGCCATGA